Proteins found in one Campylobacter canadensis genomic segment:
- a CDS encoding methionine ABC transporter permease → MSDILNIFNTFLTHYNNILKNALFETIYMSVFSTLGGFILGSLIGILLFVSKKGSLFENKILYRILDVFVNIFRSFPFLVLIIALIPFTKFLIGKSIGTNAIIVPLTIGIAPFIAKLIQEAFNNVDYSIIEAAKSYGANRFQIIFKIILNESLPAICSALTLTLIIVIGYSAMAGIVGAGGLGDVAIRFGYQRFKTDVMIETVIVLIILVQFVQLVGDVVLKSLNKGKNKAFYIYILALILLTIFSYFKLN, encoded by the coding sequence ATGAGTGATATTTTAAATATTTTTAATACTTTCTTAACGCATTATAATAATATTTTAAAAAATGCTTTATTTGAGACAATTTATATGAGCGTATTTTCAACCTTAGGTGGTTTTATACTTGGAAGCTTAATTGGAATTTTACTTTTTGTTAGCAAAAAAGGCTCTTTGTTTGAAAATAAAATTCTTTATAGAATTTTAGATGTTTTTGTAAATATTTTTAGGTCTTTTCCATTTTTGGTTTTGATAATTGCACTCATTCCATTTACTAAATTTTTAATTGGAAAAAGCATAGGTACAAATGCAATTATAGTTCCACTTACAATAGGAATAGCTCCCTTTATTGCAAAATTAATTCAAGAAGCTTTTAATAATGTTGATTATTCAATAATTGAAGCAGCAAAAAGTTATGGAGCAAATAGATTTCAAATAATATTTAAAATTATACTAAATGAAAGCTTGCCAGCAATATGCAGTGCTTTAACTCTAACTTTAATTATAGTTATAGGTTATAGTGCAATGGCAGGAATAGTTGGAGCAGGAGGACTTGGAGATGTAGCTATTAGATTTGGTTATCAAAGATTTAAAACAGATGTTATGATTGAAACTGTGATTGTATTAATAATCTTGGTTCAATTTGTACAATTAGTAGGCGATGTGGTTTTAAAATCACTCAATAAAGGTAAAAATAAAGCATTTTATATTTATATTTTAGCTCTTATTTTACTTACAATTTTTAGTTATTTTAAATTAAATTAA
- a CDS encoding MetQ/NlpA family ABC transporter substrate-binding protein: MKKLLLSVTLCASIFALDIKVGATPVPHAEILEVAKKILSKDGHNLQIVEFNDYVLPNLAVDDDELDANFFQHKPYLDEFNKQKGTKLSPIVAVHLEPMGVYSKSIKNLSDLKENALVYIPNDPTNESRALDILAANGLISLDESVELKTPLDIVKNPKNLKFKELEAAQLPRVLDECDLAVINSNFALAANLNPSKDAVVLEDKNSPYSNIVVVKTSNVNNEKSQLLIKALKSDEVKKFIEEKYQGAIIPSF; this comes from the coding sequence ATGAAAAAATTATTATTATCAGTAACACTTTGTGCAAGTATTTTTGCATTAGATATTAAAGTTGGTGCTACACCTGTTCCACACGCTGAAATCTTAGAAGTAGCAAAAAAAATTCTAAGTAAAGATGGGCATAATTTACAAATAGTTGAATTTAATGATTATGTTTTACCTAATCTTGCAGTTGATGATGATGAGCTTGATGCAAACTTTTTTCAACACAAGCCATATTTAGATGAATTTAACAAGCAAAAAGGTACAAAACTAAGTCCTATTGTTGCTGTACATTTAGAACCAATGGGAGTTTATTCAAAAAGTATAAAAAATCTTAGTGATTTAAAAGAAAATGCTTTAGTTTATATTCCCAACGACCCAACAAATGAATCAAGGGCTTTGGATATTTTAGCGGCTAATGGCTTGATAAGTCTTGATGAAAGTGTAGAATTAAAAACTCCACTTGATATTGTTAAAAACCCTAAGAATTTAAAGTTTAAAGAACTTGAAGCTGCGCAATTGCCAAGAGTTTTAGATGAATGCGATTTAGCAGTTATTAATTCTAATTTTGCACTAGCTGCTAATTTAAATCCTAGCAAGGATGCAGTTGTTTTAGAAGATAAAAACAGCCCATATTCAAATATAGTGGTGGTAAAAACTTCAAATGTAAATAATGAAAAATCACAACTTTTAATAAAGGCATTAAAAAGTGATGAAGTAAAAAAATTCATTGAAGAAAAATACCAAGGTGCAATTATTCCTAGTTTTTAA
- a CDS encoding MetQ/NlpA family ABC transporter substrate-binding protein has product MKKILLAFSLLFSLNAKELRVGITPYPNAFILENIKDDLKEIGYELKIIEFNDYILPNLALEDGELDLNMFQHEPFMNEFNESKKTHIVKVSEVFLPPMAIYSKKVKNIANVKNNALIYVPNDPTNESRALELLEAANLIKLDENAKFKTVLDISHNPKNLIIKELEAAQVPRVLDECDLAVINTNYALAAKLNPISDSIFIESLNSPYVNIVAAKKGNENSKQAQDFIKALKTPKMKELILKEFKGAIIPAW; this is encoded by the coding sequence ATGAAAAAGATTTTACTAGCATTTAGCCTGCTTTTTTCCCTTAATGCTAAGGAGCTTAGGGTTGGAATCACTCCATACCCTAACGCCTTTATTTTAGAAAATATAAAAGACGATTTAAAAGAGATTGGCTATGAGTTAAAGATTATTGAATTTAACGATTATATTTTGCCTAATCTTGCCTTAGAAGATGGTGAGCTTGATTTAAATATGTTTCAACACGAACCATTTATGAATGAATTTAACGAAAGCAAAAAAACTCATATAGTAAAGGTTAGCGAGGTTTTTTTACCACCAATGGCAATTTATTCTAAGAAAGTAAAAAATATAGCTAATGTAAAAAACAATGCCTTAATCTATGTACCAAACGACCCAACAAATGAATCAAGGGCTTTAGAGCTTTTAGAGGCAGCTAATTTAATTAAGCTTGATGAAAATGCTAAATTTAAAACCGTGCTTGATATTAGCCACAATCCTAAAAATCTAATTATAAAAGAACTTGAAGCAGCACAAGTTCCAAGAGTTTTAGATGAATGCGATTTAGCAGTTATTAATACAAATTATGCTCTTGCAGCAAAGCTAAATCCAATAAGTGATTCTATTTTTATTGAAAGTTTAAATAGTCCTTATGTAAATATTGTTGCTGCTAAAAAAGGTAACGAAAACTCAAAGCAAGCACAAGATTTCATAAAGGCTTTAAAAACACCTAAAATGAAGGAACTAATTTTAAAAGAATTCAAAGGCGCAATCATACCAGCTTGGTAA